One Sulfoacidibacillus ferrooxidans DNA window includes the following coding sequences:
- a CDS encoding GNAT family N-acetyltransferase codes for MAVKNSDNKNSTNKILNPMTKGQGGVKPVLTNHAASGKKPAPKKNRTRHTSTKRRHDVQVASVDDAVMSQDAPTALPGGAQTPSSQGGPTKIYLRSYTFEDEPVISKLTQDEISPVFKESYGYDLELMTVMNYVRSSQTRMILVEDEVAGYISYVLDDSGKMNIGALVLASAHQGKGYGTRIMKQIEQEARSYGAVELEVFIQEKNIRSQAFAKSLGFVEGPQVQPQTIVMVKPLQPGIAQPVN; via the coding sequence GGCTGTCAAAAACTCAGACAATAAGAACTCGACAAATAAGATCCTAAATCCCATGACTAAGGGTCAAGGTGGAGTTAAGCCAGTTCTGACTAATCATGCGGCTTCCGGGAAAAAACCGGCACCCAAAAAAAATCGGACGCGTCACACAAGTACAAAACGGAGGCATGATGTGCAAGTAGCTTCTGTTGACGATGCTGTTATGTCACAAGATGCACCTACAGCATTGCCAGGTGGTGCACAAACTCCAAGTAGCCAAGGTGGACCAACTAAAATTTATCTGCGTTCATATACGTTTGAGGATGAACCAGTTATTTCAAAACTTACCCAAGACGAAATTTCTCCAGTTTTTAAAGAGAGCTATGGATACGATCTCGAATTAATGACAGTTATGAATTATGTTCGCTCTTCACAGACGCGAATGATCCTTGTAGAAGATGAAGTAGCTGGCTATATTAGCTACGTGTTAGACGACAGTGGAAAGATGAATATTGGTGCACTTGTTCTTGCATCAGCTCATCAGGGCAAAGGATATGGAACGCGAATTATGAAACAAATTGAGCAAGAAGCAAGGTCATATGGAGCAGTTGAGCTTGAAGTTTTTATTCAAGAAAAAAATATACGAAGTCAAGCATTTGCTAAGTCCCTTGGTTTTGTAGAAGGACCTCAAGTGCAGCCACAAACTATTGTGATGGTAAAACCATTACAACCAGGAATAGCGCAACCCGTTAACTAA
- a CDS encoding glutamate-5-semialdehyde dehydrogenase — protein sequence MRDELLRARAASRLALTLTSEQKNMALHAMGEELIRSSEEILLANQLDVQRAQDAKEPSSRLDRLALDKQRMQTIVDGLHDIISLADPIGEVLSAWTRPNGLYIEQVRVPLGVVGVIYESRPNVTVDTAALTLKTGNAVVLRGGKEAFETNTALIHALRKAITEVGLPADLVMILQNTNRSSIDELIRARGLIDVIIPRGGAGLITHVVEHATVPVIETGVGNCHVYVDVQANIDMAIDIIINAKTQRPSVCNAIETVLIHEAIAKQVLPRVSYQLARLGVQLRVDEASDMILENNDLVYEEGVFLVKQLATDMDYATEFLGLTLAVKIVPSLENAIDHIMRYGTGHSESIITEDIEAAEIFLQTVDAAAVYHNASTRFTDGYEFGFGAEIGISTQKLHARGPMGLRELTGYKYMVRGNGQIR from the coding sequence ATGAGAGATGAACTATTACGGGCGCGGGCGGCTTCTAGGTTAGCTTTGACGCTTACCTCCGAACAAAAAAACATGGCACTTCACGCGATGGGTGAAGAACTGATTCGCTCATCGGAGGAAATCCTCTTAGCAAATCAGCTAGATGTACAGCGTGCACAAGATGCCAAAGAGCCATCCTCTCGCTTGGATAGACTCGCATTAGACAAACAGCGGATGCAGACGATCGTCGATGGATTACATGATATCATTTCTTTAGCTGATCCTATAGGAGAAGTACTTTCTGCGTGGACACGGCCTAATGGCCTGTACATTGAACAGGTTCGAGTGCCATTAGGAGTGGTTGGAGTCATTTATGAATCTCGACCGAATGTGACTGTGGATACGGCTGCGCTAACTTTAAAAACCGGAAATGCGGTTGTATTGCGTGGAGGCAAGGAAGCATTTGAAACCAATACTGCACTTATCCATGCGCTGCGCAAGGCAATTACAGAAGTGGGACTACCTGCAGATCTTGTAATGATATTACAAAACACCAATCGTAGTTCCATTGATGAGCTTATTCGTGCACGAGGTCTCATTGATGTTATTATTCCCAGAGGTGGAGCAGGGTTGATAACACATGTTGTAGAACATGCAACGGTGCCTGTCATCGAAACAGGAGTAGGTAATTGCCACGTATATGTTGATGTACAAGCTAATATTGACATGGCAATCGACATTATCATCAATGCAAAAACGCAGAGGCCCTCTGTGTGTAATGCTATAGAGACAGTCCTCATTCACGAGGCCATTGCAAAACAAGTATTGCCTCGCGTATCATACCAATTGGCGAGATTAGGAGTACAATTACGTGTGGATGAGGCATCTGATATGATTTTAGAAAATAACGATCTGGTATACGAAGAAGGAGTTTTTCTTGTTAAACAACTGGCTACAGACATGGATTATGCAACGGAGTTCCTTGGATTAACACTTGCGGTAAAGATTGTCCCATCACTAGAAAACGCGATCGACCATATTATGCGATATGGGACAGGACATTCGGAAAGTATTATCACAGAAGATATAGAAGCGGCAGAGATATTTTTGCAAACTGTGGATGCAGCAGCTGTATATCATAATGCTTCTACGCGTTTTACAGATGGATATGAATTCGGATTTGGTGCGGAAATCGGTATTTCTACTCAAAAATTACATGCACGTGGGCCCATGGGATTGCGTGAACTGACAGGCTACAAATATATGGTTAGAGGTAATGGTCAGATTAGATGA
- the proB gene encoding glutamate 5-kinase, with translation MQKTRIVVKVGSSSLTDPSTGLLSSEKIHTMSDQLAPLLQNPMYEVIIVSSGAIAAGRGKLGWQTTRTLPEKQAASAVGQSLLIDMYQREFAVLQRVVAQILLTRADIEDRRRYVNIRNTMETLLHARVLPIVNENDTVAVSEIRFGDNDSLAALVAILLSAQYLVLLTDIDGLYTGDPRVDLDAKRIAKIEKIDDHIRSLAGDEGSAVGTGGMRTKLRAAEMAMDSGIEVVIAATHETNVLSRLLAGEQVGTHFISSKDHRSARKSWLIHGTRSSGRLCIDEGASIAIQTQGRSLLLPGILQVEGKFQEGAIVDLVDVHGGAIGKGIVSMSSFDLQYLIKKDANIRHLGDLPEVIHRNDLALL, from the coding sequence ATGCAAAAAACGCGAATCGTAGTTAAAGTAGGATCTAGCAGCTTAACGGATCCGAGTACAGGACTTTTGTCTTCCGAAAAAATTCATACGATGAGTGATCAACTGGCACCTCTATTGCAAAATCCTATGTATGAGGTGATCATTGTGTCGTCTGGGGCTATTGCAGCGGGAAGAGGTAAACTTGGCTGGCAAACTACTCGGACGTTACCTGAAAAGCAAGCTGCATCTGCTGTTGGACAAAGTTTATTAATCGATATGTATCAAAGAGAGTTTGCTGTACTTCAGCGTGTAGTAGCGCAAATTTTGCTAACCAGAGCGGATATAGAGGATCGGCGAAGATATGTGAATATACGAAATACAATGGAGACGTTACTTCATGCTAGAGTTTTACCTATTGTCAATGAAAATGATACCGTTGCGGTTAGTGAGATTCGTTTTGGTGACAATGATTCTTTAGCAGCATTGGTGGCTATTTTACTTTCTGCACAATACCTCGTGCTGTTAACGGATATTGATGGCCTATATACTGGAGATCCGCGTGTGGATCTAGATGCTAAGCGGATAGCTAAAATTGAAAAGATCGATGATCATATCCGTTCATTAGCTGGTGATGAGGGTTCAGCTGTTGGGACTGGCGGCATGAGGACAAAGTTACGAGCGGCAGAAATGGCCATGGATTCAGGAATTGAAGTGGTCATTGCAGCAACGCATGAGACTAACGTATTGAGTCGATTGCTTGCAGGTGAACAGGTTGGTACTCATTTTATCTCGAGTAAAGATCATCGGAGTGCACGAAAATCTTGGCTCATTCATGGAACGCGAAGTAGCGGGCGATTGTGTATCGATGAGGGCGCAAGTATTGCTATACAAACACAGGGCAGAAGCCTTTTGCTACCAGGTATCCTTCAAGTGGAAGGGAAGTTCCAGGAAGGAGCAATCGTAGATCTTGTGGATGTACATGGTGGAGCTATAGGTAAGGGTATAGTGTCTATGTCCTCGTTTGATTTGCAATATTTAATTAAAAAGGACGCGAATATACGTCACTTAGGAGATCTTCCCGAAGTAATTCATCGCAATGATCTAGCGCTTTTATAA